The DNA region ACGTCAGTGTGCGCGACATCCACACGCAGGCGCTGCTCGCGAAGTCGGGCATCGAAGCGCGGCTCGCACCCGATTGCGCGGTGATGGTCGCCGAACTGTTCGGCGACGCGATTCGCGCGCATGCAGCGAAGCAGGCCGTTGCGCGGATACGCGAAGCGGCACCGCACGGCTATCTGGCCGTGCAATTCAGCGCCGACTTCGGCGACGACGCCACGCTCGACCGGATCGCCGCGCAACTCGACCATGCCGCGCACGCACACGACCTCGCTATCGTGTTCTTCCGCGCAGGCGCGGCGCCGTGGCACGACGATCTGTCGTGCTTCGCGCGCACGGCTGCGCGCATGCGCGCGCCATCCGTGCATCTTTTCGATTCGCTGAATATCTGGGACATCTGCGCGCTGCTCGCGCACAGCCGCGGTTATATCGGCAGCAGCCTGCACGGCCGGATCGTCGCGATCGCACATGCGTTGCCGCGCATCAATCTGCTGCACGACGAAGACTTCGTGCGGCCCTGCAAGCAGACCGCTTTCGCGCAAACGTGGGAGGACGCGGACCAGCCTGTCGCCGCGCGCGTGAACGGGATCGCCGAAGGAATCGATAGCGCGCTGTCCGTCGATCCAGCACGGCTGAAGCACACCGCGGCGCGGCTCGTCGCGCTTTGCCGCGAGGGGTTTCAAACAACTGTTTCAGTGCTCACGCGATAAACACGCGCCGCCTCGATTCGAGTTTCGTGCGACGCCTGCAGAATCGCCGCGATTTGCCGTTATAACAGTTGCGGCCGCATCCGGCCGGGCCGGTACCGGACACCCGACATTTTCTCCGGGCCCAGTTGGCACCGTAGAATAGCGAGAAATTCGTTTCTGGACCCGTCATGCCCAACCACCCTCGCCCGCGCTCCACAGCCGACGACGACTCGGAAATGTTCGATCTCGCGCCCGTCGCGCTCTGGCTCGAAGACTTCAGCGGCGTCAAGGCGCTGTTCGAAGACTGGCGCGCGCAAGGCGTGACGGATCTGCGCGCGCACATCGGCGAGGACATCAAACGTGTGGCCGAGTGCGCGAGCCGCATCCGCGTGGTCAAGGTCAACCAGCAGACGCTGTCGCTGTTCGAAGCGGCGGATTTCAGCGCGCTGACGGACAACCTGTCGGCCGTCTTTCGCGACGACATGCTGAAGACGCACCTGGAAGAACTATGCCAGCTCTGGTCCGGCCAGCCCCACTTCACGAGCCAGACGGTCAACTACACGCTGGGCGGGCGGCGTCTGGACGTGCTGCTCAAGGGCAAGGTGCTGCCGGGCCATGAGGAACGCTGGGACCGCGTGCTGGTATCGACGGAAGACATCACGGAACTGGAAGGGGCGCGTCATCGCGTGATGGCGGCCGAGCAATACGTGCGCGGGCTGTTCGAGCATTCGCCCGTGTCGCTGTGGGTCGAGGATTTCAGCGCCGTCAAGCATCTGCTCGATGACGCGCGCGCGGCGGGCATCACCGATTTCCGCACCTTCACCGACGTGCACCCGGAGTTCGTCGAACGCTGCATGGCCGAGATTCATGTGCTCGACGTCAACCAGCACACGCTGGAGATGTTCGCCGCACCCGACAAGAAGACGCTGCTGGCGCGCCTTCCCGAAGTATTCCGCGACGACATGCGCCCGCATTTCCGCGAGCAGTTGATCGACCTGTGGGACGGCAAACTTTTCCAGCAACGCGAAGTGCTCAACTATTCGCTCGATGCGAACGAAGTGCACGTGCATCTGCAGTTCTCGGTGCTGCCGGGACACGAGCGCAGCTGGGACCTCGTGCTCGTCGCGCTCA from Paraburkholderia caribensis includes:
- a CDS encoding polysaccharide pyruvyl transferase family protein is translated as MSAQSLPVVLFGAFDRHNFGDMLFPHVVARMLAGRDVRFAGLVPRDLRPHGGHRVQALRQWHERAVDLLHVGGEILTCDACDAAVMLQPDHDAQRIIASQQHDRSAWAQHVLDTRELAPYVVSKDAWPRAGRVLFNAIGGVTLDDCDLTMRDEVLAKLARADDVSVRDIHTQALLAKSGIEARLAPDCAVMVAELFGDAIRAHAAKQAVARIREAAPHGYLAVQFSADFGDDATLDRIAAQLDHAAHAHDLAIVFFRAGAAPWHDDLSCFARTAARMRAPSVHLFDSLNIWDICALLAHSRGYIGSSLHGRIVAIAHALPRINLLHDEDFVRPCKQTAFAQTWEDADQPVAARVNGIAEGIDSALSVDPARLKHTAARLVALCREGFQTTVSVLTR
- a CDS encoding sensor domain-containing diguanylate cyclase; its protein translation is MPNHPRPRSTADDDSEMFDLAPVALWLEDFSGVKALFEDWRAQGVTDLRAHIGEDIKRVAECASRIRVVKVNQQTLSLFEAADFSALTDNLSAVFRDDMLKTHLEELCQLWSGQPHFTSQTVNYTLGGRRLDVLLKGKVLPGHEERWDRVLVSTEDITELEGARHRVMAAEQYVRGLFEHSPVSLWVEDFSAVKHLLDDARAAGITDFRTFTDVHPEFVERCMAEIHVLDVNQHTLEMFAAPDKKTLLARLPEVFRDDMRPHFREQLIDLWDGKLFQQREVLNYSLDANEVHVHLQFSVLPGHERSWDLVLVALTDITARKKAEAYLEFLGKHDVLTKLRNRSFYVDELNRLERKGPFPVTVIMADLNGLKRVNDQLGHAAGDALLRRAGEVLAKAMETPFNAARIGGDEFAILLPGTDERGGATMIETIRQLVELNNQFYPGSPISFSMGMATVQRGERIEAGVQRADLLMYEEKRAHYTAQEASGAK